Part of the Quadrisphaera sp. DSM 44207 genome, TCCGCGCTCGTCGCGCCGTTCGGCGGCGTCGAGCCGACCGCCTCGTTCGGCGGCGTCGCGCCGACCGCCGTCCTCGCGCCCTTCTCCTCCACGGGTCCGCACCCCGCCTGTCCCGCGCAGGTCGTGGCCACCTAGGCCAGCGACCTCGTCGGCGCTCAGGCCGCGGACCCCGCTCCCGGGATCCGCGGCCTCCTTCATGGCCGGGCTCCCGCACCGCACCGGGCAGCTGCCACGAAGGAGTCCTCGATGTCCCCCCTGCCCTGCCGGGTGCACGACCCCGAGCTGTGGTTCGCCGAGCTCCCGCAGGACGTCGAGACGGCCAAGGCCCTGTGCGCGGGCTGCCCGCTGCGCGCGGGCTGCCTCCAGGGGGCCCTCGAGCGCGGCGAGCCCTGGGGCGTCTGGGGCGGCGAGCTCGTCCTCGCGGGCGTCGTCGTGCCGCGCAAGCGGCCCCGCGGCCGCCCCCGCAAGCACCCGCTGCCCGCCGCCGTCGCCTGAGCGCGGCGGACGCCGACCGGAGGACCGAGATGGACCACGTCCTGAACGCCCTGGCGCTCGCCCGCGCCAGCGAGCTGCGCCAGCAGGCCGAGCGGCACCGGCTGGTCGCCGTCGCCCGCGCCCGGCGCCGGGCCGACCGCCTGGCGCTGCGCTCGGCCGTGCTGGCCGAGCGCTCGGCCGTCCTGGCGGCCCGCGCGGCCCGCCTGCGCGAGCACGTGCCGCAGCCCGCGCGAGCACGGTGATCACCGTGCGACGCACCATGATCACCGTGCGTGCTGGGGCCCCGCGGACCCTGGTCCCGGGGCACCAGCGCGTGGCAGGGTGGCGCGGTGCGCAGCCAGCTCTTCGACGTCAGCCACGCGGAGGTCAGCACCGGTGACCGGTGGGCCCTGCAGAACCCCCAGATGCTCCGGGTCGGCCTCGGGGACGACGTCCTCGCCGCCAAGGGCAGCATGGTCGCCTACCAGGGCCAGGTGCGCTTCGACCACGAGAGCGCGGGCAGCCTGGGCCGCCTGCTGAAGAAGGTGGTCACCTCCGAGGACACCCCGCTGATGCGGGCCAGCGGGCGCGGGGAGGTCTTCTTCGCCCGCACCGCGGAGCACGTCTTCCTCGTCCAGCTCGAGGGCGACGGGCTCAGCGTCGACGGCAAGAACCTGCTCGCCTTCGACGCCTCGGTCTCCTGGGACATCCGCCGCCTGCAGGGCGCGGGCATGGCCTCCGGCGGCCTGTTCAACCTGGAGCTGACCGGTCACGGCGTCGTGGCCGTCACCAGCGACGGGCCGCCGGTGCTGCTCGACTGCTCGGCGCAGCCGACCTACGTCGACGTCCAGGCCGCCGTCGCGTGGTCCTCGAACCTGCAGCCGCAGGTGGTCTCCAGCGTCAACATGCGCTCGATGCTGCGCGGCGGCACCGGCGAGGCGGTCCAGTACGCCTTCTCCGGGCCCGGGTTCGTCGTCGTCCAGCCCAGCGAGGGGCAGCCCGTGGTCCTCGGCGGGGGCGGCAACCAGGGCGGCCTGCTGGGCAACCTGCTCACCTGACCCCTCCCCGGGCGCCGCACGCGGGACGCCGTCCTGCCGCGGGCCGAGCGCCTCGGCGGCGAGGACCCGCTGCAGGCGCCGCCCCCGGGTCCTCGGTGCCCTGCCGTACCCTGGGGCGTCGTGGCAGCCGTCGACCTCCCCGCCGAGATCTCCTCCCTGCGCAGCACCTACGAGGCGATCCGGCAGGTCAGCGACGTCGACGCCCTGCGGGCGACGGTCGCGGAGCTGTCCGAGCAGGCCGCCGCTCCTGACCTGTGGAACGACGTCGAGAAGGCCCAGCAGGTCACGAGCCGGCTCTCGCACACGCAGGCCCAGCTGGAGCGCCTCGAGCGCATGGGCGCGCGCGTCGACGACCTGGAGACCCTCGTCGAGATGGCCGACGAGGCCGACACCGAGGGCGACGCCGCCACGGCCGCCGAGACGCGCGCCGAGGCCGAGCGCGAGCTCGCCGGCCTGCGCGCCGCCCTGGGCGAGCTGGAGGTGCGTACCCTGCTCTCCGGCGAGTACGACGAGCGCGAGGCCCTGGTGACCGTGCGCGCGGAGGCCGGCGGCGTCGACGCCGCCGACTTCGCGGAGATGCTGCTGCGCATGTACCTGCGCTGGGCCGAGCGGCACGGCTACAAGACCGAGGTGATGGACACCTCCTACGCCGAGGAGGCCGGCATCAAGTCGGCCACCGTGGCGGTGCACGCCCCCTACGCCTACGGCACCCTCTCCGTCGAGCAGGGCACGCACCGGCTGGTGCGGATCTCCCCGTTCGACAACCAGGGGCGGCGCCAGACCTCCTTCGCGGGGGTGGAGGTGCTGCCGGTGACCGAGGAGACCGATCACATCGACATCCCGGAGTCCGACATCCGGGTCGACGTCTTCCGCTCCTCGGGGCCGGGCGGGCAGTCGGTGAACACCACCGACTCCGCGGTGCGGATCACGCACCTGCCCACCGGCATCGTCGTCTCCTGCCAGAACGAGAAGTCCCAGCTGCAGAACAAGG contains:
- a CDS encoding WhiB family transcriptional regulator, with amino-acid sequence MSPLPCRVHDPELWFAELPQDVETAKALCAGCPLRAGCLQGALERGEPWGVWGGELVLAGVVVPRKRPRGRPRKHPLPAAVA
- the prfB gene encoding peptide chain release factor 2, coding for MAAVDLPAEISSLRSTYEAIRQVSDVDALRATVAELSEQAAAPDLWNDVEKAQQVTSRLSHTQAQLERLERMGARVDDLETLVEMADEADTEGDAATAAETRAEAERELAGLRAALGELEVRTLLSGEYDEREALVTVRAEAGGVDAADFAEMLLRMYLRWAERHGYKTEVMDTSYAEEAGIKSATVAVHAPYAYGTLSVEQGTHRLVRISPFDNQGRRQTSFAGVEVLPVTEETDHIDIPESDIRVDVFRSSGPGGQSVNTTDSAVRITHLPTGIVVSCQNEKSQLQNKAAALRVLQARLLVRAKEERQAELDALKGADSGSWGNQMRSYVLNPYQMVKDLRTEHEVGNPVPVFDGEIDDFLEAGIRWRRQRERVSA
- a CDS encoding AIM24 family protein, producing the protein MRSQLFDVSHAEVSTGDRWALQNPQMLRVGLGDDVLAAKGSMVAYQGQVRFDHESAGSLGRLLKKVVTSEDTPLMRASGRGEVFFARTAEHVFLVQLEGDGLSVDGKNLLAFDASVSWDIRRLQGAGMASGGLFNLELTGHGVVAVTSDGPPVLLDCSAQPTYVDVQAAVAWSSNLQPQVVSSVNMRSMLRGGTGEAVQYAFSGPGFVVVQPSEGQPVVLGGGGNQGGLLGNLLT